One region of Pogoniulus pusillus isolate bPogPus1 chromosome 19, bPogPus1.pri, whole genome shotgun sequence genomic DNA includes:
- the ERCC6L gene encoding DNA excision repair protein ERCC-6-like yields MEALGLAEEDERQYRGLVKDGKAAAGNGDLEEALRLFRLAAAILPSRKLLGRIQRVEEVLAAMEQEQQEEDDGEEEGFVDVCNSGLLVYGEMHKKLFQHQREGVAFLYRLHQEGRPGGILADDMGLGKTIQVIAFLSGMFDGELIRHVLLIMPTTLISSWLAEFARWTPGLRVKEFHGSSKMERNRNLEKVRRRNGIVITSYQMLINNWKQLASSNEQEFVWDYIILDEAHKIKCPSNKTTKCVYAIPARHRLLLTGTPVQNNLREMWSLFDFACQGSLLGTAKTFKMEYENPITRAREKDATLGEKALGLKISENLMTIIKPYFLRRTKEDIKTNLAEEPDAPLPEDPSDSSAPVMPSLTRKNDFVVWVYLSPVQEEIYRNFLSLDHVKEVLMTTRSPLAELTVLKKLCDHPRLLPVRACIQLGLEEQEHLEQEHWSDKEMPSAANKIDHLSDETLIQESGKLLFLVGLLERLHEEGHRTLVFSQSRKMLDVIEHVLARRHFKLMRIDGTVTHLTEREKRINTFQSSRDYAVFLLTTQVGGVGITLTAASRVVIFDPSWNPATDAQAVDRAYRIGQKENVVIYRLITCGTVEEKIYRRQVFKDSLIKQSTGDKKNPYRYFSKQELRELFTLEDTRTSATQIQLQALHATQRQSDVQLDEHIAYLHSLQMFGISDHDLVYTGEMAPEEQPENEDHHQYIQKRVQKAHELVQLESQLRDHRLDSIRNECEEMWQRPSERVLEPKKLSPGLSNTNCFVPPPGDDENNRVIDLTEERVTSKMTTLTVDDLDKENLASDVSGMDMVPTNTSRTVKQSNIRESEQILDSSITPSSPGLHPLDQESQNFQQKHYSHLHSESLAEASHSLSGHHRQSSDESGMADDPQRDAERSHQVLDAHSALEMEEEDGDELAVAPEQALAAAGPSLSNVTPEIHSGLQKSHVSEASLEEGMSMLSLRDQVDFNLFLEDSEDECQDGSSRERSPEHPEKELSHLKPESLLESPTKNSLSKAWPSEAGDSGKLHHPAEEPGSPGGSEASEASGVAFTSTRRKHAQRIASDTEEEDDSVIVLEENQAGRRSPPQSSPPLQFPEGISASTPKCDGSTPKTIFSPGLTNSWNRSTASRRSLIYRVVEEVEDIGEMETTDEDDDSGEEQEHVVEEEAEECSEESAEPEEEPSGETLYTTGNSFHLDTLASDQPEEEEIESSQEESSDDELQSGP; encoded by the exons ATGGAGGCCCTGGGGTTGGCGGAGGAGGACGAAAGGCAGTACCGCGG GCTGGTGAAGGACGGCAAGGCTGCGGCGGGGAACGGAGATCTGGAGGAGGCCCTGCGGCTGTTCCGGCTGGCGGCTGCCATCCTccccagcagaaagctgctgggCCGCATACAGCGGGTGGAGGAGGTGCTGGCGgcgatggagcaggagcagcaggaggaagatgatgGTGAGGAGGAAGGCTTCGTGGACGTGTGCAACAGCGGGCTGCTGGTCTACGGGGAGATGCACAAGAAGCTCTTCCAGCACCAGCGCGAAGGTGTTGCCTTTCTGTACCGCCTGCACCAGGAGGGCCGGCCCGGAGGCATCCTGGCCGACGACATGGGCCTGGGCAAGACCATCCAAGTAATTGCTTTCCTCTCAGGCATGTTCGACGGTGAGCTCATCCGACACGTCCTGCTCATCATGCCCACCACCCTGATCAGCAGCTGGCTGGCCGAGTTTGCCCGCTGGACCCCCGGCCTGCGCGTCAAGGAGTTTCATGGCAGCAGCAAGATGGAGCGCAACAGGAACCTGGAGAAGGTCCGTCGGAGGAATGGCATTGTCATCACCAGCTACCAGATGCTCATTAACAACTGGAAGCAGCTGGCCAGCAGTAACGAGCAGGAGTTTGTGTGGGACTACATCATCCTGGACGAGGCCCATAAAATCAAGTGCCCGTCCAACAAGACGACCAAGTGTGTGTACGCCATCCCTGCCAGGCATcgcctgctcctcacaggcaccCCCGTGCAGAACAACCTGCGAGAGATGTGGTCCCTGTTTGACTTCGCCTGCCAAGGatccctcctggggacagcCAAGACCTTCAAAATGGAGTATGAGAATCCTATCACCAGGGCGAGGGAGAAGGACGCAACGCTGGGTGAGAAAGCGCTGGGGCTAAAGATATCAGAGAACCTAATGACCATCATAAAGCCATATTTCCTCAGGAGAACCAAAGAAGATATCAAAACCAATCTGGCTGAGGAGCCAGATGCTCCTCTTCCCGAGGACCCCAGTGACAGCAGCGCTCCTGTCATGCCATCCCTCACCAGGAAGAACGACTTTGTGGTGTGGGTGTACTTGTCACCAGTGCAGGAAGAAATCTACAGgaattttctctctctggaCCATGTGAAAGAAGTGCTGATGACAACACGATCCCCTCTGGCTGAGCTGACCGTCCTGAAGAAGCTGTGTGACCACCCCAGGCTTCTGCCTGTGAGAGCCTGCATCCAGCTGGGCCTGGAAGAGCAGGAGCACTTGGAGCAGGAGCACTGGAGCGACAAGGAAATGCCTTCAGCCGCCAATAAAATCGATCACCTGTCAGATGAGACCCTGATCCAGGAGTCAGGGAAGCTGCTGTTCCTCgtggggctgctggagaggctgcatGAGGAGGGGCACCGCACGCTGGTGTTCTCGCAGTCGAGGAAGATGCTGGACGTCATCGAGCACGTCTTGGCCCGCCGGCACTTCAAGCTGATGCGCATCGATGGGACGGTGACCCACCTGACGGAGCGGGAGAAGCGCATCAACACCTTCCAGAGCAGCCGCGACTACGCCGTCTTCCTGCTCACCACCCAGGTTGGTGGGGTTGGCATAACCCTAACGGCGGCCAGCCGAGTGGTCATCTTTGATCCCAGCTGGAACCCAGCTACGGATGCTCAGGCTGTGGACAGGGCCTACAGGATCGGGCAGAAGGAGAATGTGGTGATCTACAGGCTGATCACCTGCGGCACGGTGGAGGAGAAGATTTACAGGCGACAAGTGTTTAAGGACTCGCTGATCAAACAGAGCACCGGTGACAAAAAGAACCCCTACAGGTATTTCTCCAAACAGGAGCTACGGGAGCTCTTCACTCTAGAAGATACACGAACCTCTGCCACTcagatccagctgcaggctctgcacgCCACGCAGAGACAGAGCGACGTGCAGCTGGATGAGCACATCGCCTACCTGCACTCGCTGCAGATGTTTGGCATCTCCGATCATGACCTGGTCTACACCGGGGAAATGGCtcctgaggagcagcctgagaatGAGGATCACCACCAGTACATCCAGAAGCGGGTGCAGAAAGCGCATGAGCTGGTGCAGCTGGAGTCCCAGCTGAGAGACCACCGGCTGGACAGCATCAGGAATGAGTGTGAGGAGATGTGGCAGAGACCCTCAGAGCGGGTTCTCGAGCCAAAGAAGttgtccccagggctcagcaacACAAATTGCTTTGTGCCACCCCCAGGAGATGATGAAAACAACAGAGTTATTGACCTCACAGAGGAGAGGGTTACTTCCAAAATGACCACTCTGACTGTCGATGACTTGGACAAGGAGAATCTGGCATCAGATGTGTCTGGCATGGACATGGTGCCAACTAACACTAGCAGGACAGTGAAACAATCCAACATCCGAGAATCTGAGCAAATTCTTGACTCAAGCATTACACCATCGTCACCTGGCCTTCATCCACTTGACCAAGAGAGTCAGAACTTCCAACAGAAGCACTATTCCCACCTGCATtcagaaagcctggctgaggcaagccacagcctgtctgggcaCCATCGGCAGTCCTCGGATGAGTCAGGTATGGCTGATGATCCCCAGAGAGATGCAGAAAGGTCACATCAGGTGCTTGATGCACATTCTGCCTtagagatggaggaggaggatggtgaTGAGCTGGCTGTAGCTCCTGAGCAGGCTCTAGCTGCTGCAGGGCCAAGTTTATCAAATGTCACACCAGAAATCCACAGTGGGCTCCAGAAGTCTCATGTGTCAGAAGCCAGCTTGGAGGAGGGTATGTCCATGCTTTCTCTCCGGGATCAAGTTGACTTCAATCTGTTTTTGGAAGATTCTGAAGATGAATGTCAAGATGGCTCAAGCAGGGAAAGGTCACCAGAGCACCCAGAAAAGGAGCTCTCCCATCTAAAACCAGAAAGCCTTTTAGAGTCTCCAACCAAAAACTCTCTGTCCAAAGCCTGGCCAAGTGAGGCTGGCGACTCTGGAAAGCTCCATCACCCAGCTGAAGAGCCAGGCTCCCCAGGAGGGAGTGAGGCATCAGAGGCAAGTGGTGTGGCCTTCACTTCTACCAGAAGGAAGCATGCACAAAGAATTGCTTCAGACACCGAGGAGGAAGATGATTCTGTTATTGTCTTGGAggaaaaccaggctggaagaaggtcccctccccagagcagccctCCACTCCAGTTCCCAGAAGGAATCAGTGCCTCCACTCCCAAATGTGATGGCAGCACACCAAAAACCATCTTTTCTCCTGGACTAACCAACAGTTGGAACAGATCCACTGCTTCAAGGAGATCACTCATCTACAGGGTGGTAGAGGAGGTTGAGGATATTGGAGAAATGGAAACCACTGATGAAGATGATGACAGTGGTGAAGAGCAAGAACATGTTgtggaagaggaagctgaagaaTGTAGTGAGGAATCTGCTGAGCCCGAGGAAGAACCTTCAGGAGAAACACTTTACACAACTGGAAATTCCTTCCACCTGGACACCCTGGCCTCTGaccagcctgaagaagaggagatagAGTCCTCTCAGGAGGAATCCAGTGATGATGAGCTGCAGTCTGGTCCCTAG
- the PIN4 gene encoding peptidyl-prolyl cis-trans isomerase NIMA-interacting 4 isoform X1 — translation MAPKKKGGGKGAKGGGDDSGSGESKAQGPKGGGSAVKVRHILCEKHGKAMEAMEKLRSGQRFSEVASQYSEDKARQGGDLGWMSRGSMVGPFQDAAFALPVSSMDKPVYTDPPVKTKFGYHIIMVEGRK, via the exons ATGGCGCCCAAAAAGAAAGGCGGCGGCAAGGGAGCGAAGG GCGGTGGCGATGACAGCGGCAGCGGCGAGAGCAAAGCCCAGGGCCCGAAGGGAGGCGGCAGCGCTGTGAAG GTGCGGCACATCCTGTGTGAGAAGCACGGCAAGGCCATGGAGGCCATGGAGAAGCTGAGGTCTGGCCAGCGCTTCAGTGAGGTTGCCTCGCAGTACAGCGAGGACAAAGCCAGGCAAGGG ggagacttgggctggatgagcagaGGCTCCATGGTGGGACCTTTCCAGGACGCAGCGTTCGCCCTGCCCGTGAGCAGCATGGACAAGCCAGTGTACACAGACCCTCCTGTCAAAACCAAGTTCGGGTACCACATTATCATGGTGGAGGGCAGAAAATAA
- the PIN4 gene encoding peptidyl-prolyl cis-trans isomerase NIMA-interacting 4 isoform X2, whose amino-acid sequence MEAMEKLRSGQRFSEVASQYSEDKARQGGDLGWMSRGSMVGPFQDAAFALPVSSMDKPVYTDPPVKTKFGYHIIMVEGRK is encoded by the exons ATGGAGGCCATGGAGAAGCTGAGGTCTGGCCAGCGCTTCAGTGAGGTTGCCTCGCAGTACAGCGAGGACAAAGCCAGGCAAGGG ggagacttgggctggatgagcagaGGCTCCATGGTGGGACCTTTCCAGGACGCAGCGTTCGCCCTGCCCGTGAGCAGCATGGACAAGCCAGTGTACACAGACCCTCCTGTCAAAACCAAGTTCGGGTACCACATTATCATGGTGGAGGGCAGAAAATAA